GTGGTAGAAACTCTCAAAGGTTTAAAGGGTTTCAGGGTAAAGGAAAGCATTTGTCATCGACACATAAAATCATGCATGGAACTACGTAATACGTAATAGTAGGTCATAATATAGGCAAATGGGGCTAGTTGTCCGGGGGTTATATTTCCATAATTATATGGTCAAGTTagcacaaatgtgttttaccaaaattaaaaattagaatAACTTTTGCacacataaatgtatacaattcattaatatttgttgGCAAAAATAGTAGTCTTGAGTAGTCTGctcattttacatttcactCTTTATGGATAGCCCTGTTTCATAATTGAACTATGCTGTTcacattttactgaaaataatacaaaactgaCTGATAGGAAAATTCCATTGTGACAGCCTTATAATGAACTGTACATTTTTCATGGGTATTCGTagtggaaataaataaacagcttttgtGTGTCCAAAGCGTAATACAAGTATGTATCTTTAACAGAAATTAACATAACCTGAGAAATTTTCACTTGAGTAAAAAACTAGTCTGGAATACGTAATAAAGATTCACATATATAACCGATATCATTCTTAAATACTTCATTGTCTCCTCTATTTTACTTTTGATACATACAGTTACTATAGTTTTTCCTATTTATGACTTCAGACAGGAGTCAGAATAAACAGAAGacacttcattttttatttctgaagcaTAAATTACTGAAGTAAATGAAGTTCATCTTCTTCTTTCACAAAACACGTGCAGATGTCAATGAGACGGTGTAGTTTGCCAGGTTTTCTCTTAAACTTCTTTTGGGCATCCATGCACATCACGGTAAACTTCTGAAACTCACTTAGATTCAGGCACTGTTGGTAATAAAGatttcattttagatttacTGCTCTATTATGCAAAGGTTGTTCTTTGATCCCACAAAAGCCTACATGaataatattttccaaattTGTCTGAAATTGATAACCCTGTCTGTACACACTGGAGGTGGTCGCCTGCCATTAgcttgtactttttttgtttaggataattttttttttaaattagcatttaggtgtttacataaatgtaacactttttatatatttaacatcatAAAAGGGCTAGCCAATATGATTGCCACTTACACATCCTCTATACTGAAGACTAAATGGAGTCAAAGTAATGAACAATTCTAAATGATCTTGTAATTTTGACAGGGAAAAACACTcaattatcaattattaaatgcatcattCGGTGGCTAAAGACACACCTTTAGTCACCTAGTGCAATATTTGGtggaataataattatagagGATTGTACAGTGATGTTAAATGCTGTTAACAGATTAACTGTTAAGCAGCAAGCACTGGTAGTTGTATGACATCTCTACCTCGTCCCCAGTGATGTCAAACTGGTTCAAGATCTTTTTGAAATCAGAACCCTTGAGGTTGAAAAGGAATCCGGACGCCTTAAACTCTTTCAGGTTGATGGTTCTGCTACCGTCCATATCCAACAGCTCAAAGACAGGGAGGAAATGGTGACAGATGAAAGTCTCTTCCACATCGTGCTACGTACACATAAACACTTCAGCACACGTGATACTGATCACAGCCtctcagaaaacaaacacaatgatAAAGGCATAGGAAATTTGACAGTAAATGGGGTTTTTCCTACAGCATCAAACAGAGGAAGTGCTTTTTGCTCAGATATTGTGAGGCCTGCATGACTGTGGTAAGTGTGGaggggttgtttttttttttgatgtggtCGTGTTTTGTAAGATAATGTCTTACTTGGCTGCTTAGCAGAATGCAGACCATCATATAAAACTCCTCAAAACCAATTTCTCCATCAGTATCCCAATCCAGCATGTCGAACGTCAGCATGATGTTTTTCTTCCCCATTGTTGTCACATGCTTCATGAAATGGTAGAACTGAATGTCTGAGGAAGGGAAAAGAAAAGCACAATTATTCCAGACTCTGAAATTCCACCGTAACAATGTATCCACCTATTGcggattaataaaaaattacattaaaagactgattaaaaaatagatttgtCTGTTGTTCTCGTGTTATGAAAGTGCGCACTAACAAGTAATTGTATTCTTaccattcagtgtttttttcccgtGAATATCCAGAAGACAAAAATAGTCATGAATTATTTTAGTGTTGGTGAGTGAGAGAAGGCAATGAAACttgtttaaattcaaatattcgAAGAAAACACCcttttttaacttcattttgCTCTTTAAGTTAGACTAATGTTAACCGTTTCCACTATCAATAAACAATTACGTTAAATGCTGTTACCATGGTAATTTGGAACTTTACGTACTGctttaaaatttgaatcatAATCCATTTAGCTGCAATCATTTCaacttaaaagtatattaagctgtgtgttttaaaatatcgaTTTGAATTATACGGAGCCCCTTAAGGGACatggtgggggaaaaaaatcgggtgggaggaaaaaaaattcaaatattttgcgTTCTCCCGAGAAACTAAAAACTTTGCGTTCTGTCGTAAAACATATTCGAGTGCCCTCGCGAACGTTTTGCGTTCTCTCGCAAAACTTGTGTTCCCTGGCGGCACGTGTGTTCTCGTGAAAGGCGGCAGCGTGGCCTTTCGCGCTTTTGTTGGCATCagttcaatcattttttttcacgTAATATCCTTTTCAGTTGTCTTTCACGCGAGGAACgcaaaaggttaaaaaaaattgacaaccTTAAATTCTTTATGAATATTTGATGCTGCTGACATTTACACTCACGTACATTTTAAGTGAGAGAACAATATGTGAATTAACGTTGAAACCATCGTCTTCGCTTCCATTTTAGATTCGGTGTCACCGgaggtgttaaaaaaaaagaacgctCTAGACAAGACGGCCAGACGCTCCCCCGCCATCTCCACAATAGACTGGATACATAAGACTTCTTCAACACAGCGTGCCATGTTTCTAGTGATTTCCAGTGTTGCCAGTGATTTCCAAAtgatttacttgttttttttaactctcaGTATCACTCTCattaacactgaaaaataaacattaaaaccttttttgaaaaaagtggCTAATGTGTGGTTTATAGACAGCTGATGTTATTGAAGAAATCTTTGCACAAGAAGgtgaaagtaaaaacaaacaaaaaaaaacgatggCTAATGGTTATTGTGGGGagataatttaatgtattttattaatgaaagtaatttaataataataataataataataataataataataataatagcagatAAGAAGAATGTAATAGGCCTAcattaaatggaaataataccaataatattTGACAGTTGTCATTAGTATATTACTTATAGCAGTAGCATATGAGAAGTtaccacagaaaaaaagcaaaatatacgGTCATTACTTTAtctcaattaattttttttacacccgTTAGTGTCTAGTAGCTTATACATGTGAGGCAAAAGAAGTGAGAATAAaggataaattaaaattcatagcATTTAAACAAGTTCTGCTAATGTATTTGAAGTTTTCTACTGGATGACTTAGGGTAAATATTATGCACATTACTTTACGGAGAGATTACTACTAGCTACATCCTGCCTTATGAACAACTATGTACAAGTTTAGTTACAAACTAGCTAGTAGTTACTAAGCCTCTAGTGTGGACTTAAGGTTCTAAGAACTTAAAAATGGCTGGTGCGACCCTACCCTGACCCGCTTCAATACTGATATATCTGAACATATctgaaaatattcaatataataGCATATAGGTAGTAGCCTAATATCTTGTAATAGCCTATATTTAGTAGTAGCCTACCTACagaatacaaattttaattttttttacattatgttgTATAATTCTTGCACTTCATCAATGTGATAGCATAATGCATGAATGCACGCTGTACAATGtgtccatgaaaaaaaaaaactgcaaacaaGAAATTATTTGATTTCGTGGTTTCACTCTATTGAGATTAGGGTTGTTATTGATAGTTTAATACATGCTTTAATGGGACTcctattgtttgtttattaaaaatccactataaaaaatgatgttgttatttttaagattttataataACAGCGTTGGGGAAAAAAGGCCTACTGAaagttctgttttgttttttctttctttccttcttttttctaTGTTATCTGGGTATTTAAATAACTTCTCATGTGTCAGGCTGAATAGTGTCATCAGGATTTAATGTGAAGTTTCTTATCAGTAATTTTAATGTGCAAATATCACTCAATGTGATTATCTGAAAGGAAAGGGGACTAACCCAGTTGTAAAATGGAAAAACCAGCGGATAGTAGGGACGAGCAAATCAAACAGTAATGCAACCAGGTAAACCATCATCTGGCTTTCCGATGAGCACTTGTGGCAAAAATACCCAAGGTGTTGGAAAACAAATATTGACCTAATATCTTTCCCGagaattgtattattatcatttttttgaatGATACACAGAATGAATAAGCatgttaatgtatataaatagttCAATATTAAAGAAGAGAGAGGCCAGTGAGAAGACTCAGTGGAAGTGAGAGAATTAGTGATGATGTCTGAGAACAGCTAAGGTTCTGGAGTTGCTCATGAAGGGTTTGGTTCCTCTAACCTgcagtggattttttttctagCCAGGGAAATTCTGTCCTCCTGACACGTTACTTATAGGCTTGCATActaaacacaacaacaaatcaAAGTCAGTCTGGTTGTGGACGTTAATCTCGTTGGATTTTTGAGTGATCTATggtaagtctttttttttcaaaattattttatattattgttaaacGAACCACTTGACTATtttgttgaaatatatattttcagtatttttattgcatattctTACAACCTCTTACCAGCTGTACTTTTCCAGAGTGACCTGAAAACACATCACTATATCCTTTCTACTAAAGCCTAGAACCATTTATTTAGGATCCTTAGACCCATTAGGGCAAGTGCAGACACCTATAGGTCCCCCAGCTATCCCTCTCTCATCAGTGTACATGAATTTTCCACCACAATTCTTCATTTTGCTTTCTTAAATGCACAACTGTACAGTTAAccgcattttatatatttacatcatttttttgaTCTTTAAGTGTATACATTGCAATCTaaattgttctcttttttttcccccaccaaCAGATGTTGTTTCTTATTTTGAGTACGTTGTTGTTTCTCCAATCCTCTGCCGACGGATCCATCAAAACAGCTGAGCGTTACTGGACACTTAAACCAAATGGTTTGTTTGTCTGAATCatgtctaaataataataaaaaaaagcagtttttttattttattttatttgtattagggcttatattgttatatttgtgCTTCTCGTGTTGTCTTTTAATTGTCTGTCGTCAGTGCTCGTGGTGAATGTCGATTCAAGTGAAGATGTAAACATGGTGCCACTTACGTGTGGAGAAGCCTATGAGGGGAAAAACATTACATGGACCAGAAACGATGAAAATCTGAAGGATCAAGGGAACAGGGTCGATGACACAGTGGAGGCTTGGAAGGGGGGCAACTACTCCTGTTTCAACAGTGAGGGATCCTACCTGAACCATACACTGGTGCTGGCTCAGTGGACCTTCAGGAAGTTTATTGAGAATACTCCTGGGAAAGGTACAACACTCTGTTACATTGTATAAAATTCTCATGGTATTAAttggaaaaatgtcaaaatgttttaagtaaaaaggtagaattgtcaaatattatcacaaataaaaattgtatttatttaaacttatatatatataaacaacatttataaattttatatgacattataaattgcttaaattaaataataaattgaaaatgtaattaatagtttaaatatattaatacatgtaTCTGCTTTTGCTGAatagtttaatgcatttaatttctaaataaaagtatcatttaaaaaattatattaaatgtatttgtttgattctacagttaatacattttataatgtgtatttgtttattttattttaatacatttggttataaaaataatattttctaataattggatttaataataataataagtataattattattactgttaccAAACAAGGTTACATCGATTGTACAACAAATAACTATGGAGGTTCCTTCAAATGTAACTGGACATGGGCTGGAAACAGGAATGGCCATGTCGTTCATTTTAAAGCCTCACGGTAAGTTTCCCCTATTTATCTTGTAAAAGCATGTGGAGGAAAAAAGCTAACCGATTCTGTTCCAGCATTCAAGGTGGAAGCAACATCAGTTGCAGTCTGGATGATGGAGGAGCATCTATCACGTGCTTAGACCATGACTACTGTCCCTATGCAGAGGAGGTGGTGCGCATCAACCTGACCGTATACTTCAGAAGCAGCTTTGTCGTCGAAGCCTACAATACAAAGTTCTACATCATGGATATCGGTATGCTCTCAAAAACTGTTAAGAACATTCAGTCAGTCTGAATAGAAAACAATCTTTTTCTCCATTCCTTAGTGAGGCCTGATATGGTGCCCATTAATAGGATCAATAAGACATCTGTAGAGGTCAGATATCCAAACTCCTGGAACACACCATCGTCCTACTTCCCTCTCATGTTCCAAGTGGTTCGCTGTCGCAAACGTGAAAAATGTGACTGCTCCAAACCGAATTTTCAAGAGGTGATCCCACACCCATACAGCACACACTGCTGGTCACAAACACCTGGAATAATTACATTGCGAAATAGGCTGAATTTATTGCAGTAAAAACTGccatattgtaaaaaaaaaattacagtt
The genomic region above belongs to Puntigrus tetrazona isolate hp1 chromosome 14, ASM1883169v1, whole genome shotgun sequence and contains:
- the il12ba gene encoding interleukin 12Ba, whose protein sequence is MMLFLILSTLLFLQSSADGSIKTAERYWTLKPNVLVVNVDSSEDVNMVPLTCGEAYEGKNITWTRNDENLKDQGNRVDDTVEAWKGGNYSCFNSEGSYLNHTLVLAQWTFRKFIENTPGKGYIDCTTNNYGGSFKCNWTWAGNRNGHVVHFKASRIQGGSNISCSLDDGGASITCLDHDYCPYAEEVVRINLTVYFRSSFVVEAYNTKFYIMDIVRPDMVPINRINKTSVEVRYPNSWNTPSSYFPLMFQVVRCRKREKCDCSKPNFQEILFTQSHQLPVTKGMCVCVRARDEFCNSSWSDWSQYKCKTTKNSRKRNRELKITHKTARDTNFCHMWSKATCYSPHFSKAQTSNQKGTT
- the LOC122357536 gene encoding EF-hand calcium-binding domain-containing protein 9-like; the protein is MKLKKGVFFEYLNLNKFHCLLSLTNTKIIHDYFCLLDIHGKKTLNDIQFYHFMKHVTTMGKKNIMLTFDMLDWDTDGEIGFEEFYMMVCILLSSQHDVEETFICHHFLPVFELLDMDGSRTINLKEFKASGFLFNLKGSDFKKILNQFDITGDEVEMSYNYQCLLLNS